One genomic segment of bacterium includes these proteins:
- a CDS encoding beta-galactosidase, with product MKLIRKALLTCLALSLPALGGVSAAAAAQPPVPRPEHPNPQLERADWLNLNGPWEFEYDPGLSGEARGMQKAGAAFSKTINVPFCPESRLSGLADTDFLPCVWYRRTFEVPAAWQGKRVLLHFGAADYDTKVWLDGTLVGEHRGGYTPFVFELTGKVRPGGSVLTVRCADDARSDLQPSGKQSSQLESYEWFYTRSTGIWQTVWLEAVGSSYLRNYKVQTDISSGTATFNANVVDPSAGAVLRATVLADGKKIASATLPAGQTTPFSLKIPQPRLWQISDPFLYDLEFTLERDGKVVDRVKSYFGLREVTVEGINVLLNGRKVFQRLVLDQGYYPEGVYTAPTDADLKRDIEISQAVGFNGARLHQKVFEPRFLYWADRLGYLCWGEYPSWGLDVANPAALERVLPEWLTELERDFNHPSIVMWTPLNETWTGQDPWLARCLHRTTKAIDPTRPVNDCSGFTHVETDIFSVHIYESDLDKFCANFEPFRTGGAPWMSKPEFQAPYSGQPYIVDEYGGVWWNPEHPEDHRWGSGQRPATVEEFMARLARTTGALLGNPRMFGYCYTQLYDVEQEVNGLYTYDRKPKFDPAALKAILGAPAAWEK from the coding sequence TTGAAACTAATCCGCAAGGCTTTGTTGACCTGTCTCGCGCTTTCGCTCCCGGCCCTGGGCGGCGTTTCCGCCGCAGCCGCGGCCCAGCCGCCCGTTCCCCGTCCCGAGCACCCGAACCCTCAGCTCGAGCGCGCCGACTGGCTGAACCTCAACGGCCCCTGGGAGTTCGAGTACGACCCCGGCCTCTCCGGCGAAGCACGCGGCATGCAGAAAGCCGGGGCGGCTTTCTCGAAGACTATCAACGTGCCGTTCTGTCCCGAAAGCCGCCTGTCCGGCCTCGCAGACACCGATTTCCTGCCCTGTGTCTGGTACCGGCGCACATTCGAGGTCCCCGCGGCCTGGCAGGGCAAGCGCGTGCTGCTGCATTTCGGGGCCGCGGACTACGACACGAAAGTCTGGCTGGATGGCACGCTCGTGGGTGAGCACCGCGGCGGCTACACCCCGTTCGTCTTCGAGCTGACCGGCAAGGTGAGGCCCGGTGGCAGTGTGCTCACCGTGCGCTGCGCCGATGACGCCCGCTCCGACCTCCAGCCCAGCGGCAAGCAGAGTTCGCAACTCGAATCCTACGAGTGGTTCTACACCCGCAGCACCGGGATCTGGCAGACTGTCTGGCTGGAGGCGGTGGGCAGCTCGTACCTCAGGAATTACAAGGTCCAGACCGATATCAGCTCCGGCACGGCCACGTTCAACGCGAACGTGGTGGACCCCTCCGCCGGTGCAGTGCTCCGGGCGACCGTGCTGGCGGATGGCAAAAAAATCGCCTCGGCTACGCTCCCGGCCGGACAGACCACACCTTTCAGCCTGAAAATCCCCCAGCCCCGTCTCTGGCAGATAAGCGACCCATTCCTCTACGACCTGGAGTTCACGCTGGAGCGGGACGGGAAAGTTGTCGACCGGGTGAAAAGCTATTTTGGGCTGCGCGAGGTGACAGTCGAGGGGATCAACGTGCTGCTCAACGGCAGGAAAGTCTTCCAGCGCCTGGTGCTGGACCAGGGCTACTACCCGGAGGGGGTCTACACCGCGCCCACGGATGCGGACCTGAAACGGGACATCGAGATTTCCCAGGCCGTGGGGTTCAACGGCGCGAGGCTGCACCAGAAAGTGTTCGAGCCGCGCTTCCTCTACTGGGCCGACCGCCTGGGCTACCTCTGCTGGGGCGAGTACCCGAGCTGGGGCCTGGACGTGGCCAACCCGGCCGCCCTGGAGCGCGTGCTGCCCGAGTGGCTCACCGAGCTGGAGCGCGATTTCAACCACCCCTCCATCGTCATGTGGACCCCGCTCAACGAGACCTGGACCGGCCAGGACCCCTGGCTGGCGCGCTGCCTGCACCGCACCACCAAGGCCATCGACCCCACCCGCCCGGTGAACGACTGCAGCGGGTTCACCCACGTGGAAACCGATATTTTCAGCGTCCACATATACGAAAGCGACCTGGACAAGTTCTGCGCCAATTTTGAGCCGTTCCGCACCGGCGGCGCGCCCTGGATGTCCAAGCCCGAGTTCCAGGCCCCCTACAGCGGCCAGCCCTACATCGTGGACGAGTACGGCGGGGTGTGGTGGAACCCGGAGCACCCCGAGGACCATCGCTGGGGCTCGGGCCAGCGTCCGGCCACGGTGGAGGAGTTCATGGCGCGCCTGGCCCGCACCACCGGGGCCCTGCTGGGCAACCCGCGGATGTTCGGCTACTGCTACACGCAGCTTTACGACGTGGAGCAGGAGGTGAACGGCCTCTACACCTATGACCGCAAGCCCAAGTTCGACCCGGCGGCCCTGAAAGCCATCCTGGGCGCGCCCGCGGCCTGGGAGAAATAG
- a CDS encoding class II aldolase/adducin family protein, producing MHSLDEIKSQMLHVCRRIYDREMVASNDGNVTVRVDEEHILATPSGMSKGFLTAEDLVLTDLRGNPVTDNGRKVTSEIKIYCRIYELRPDVRAAVHAHPIYATACAAAGRTVNSCVLPESVLSLGEVPLVPYGTPGTDELAARVADYLAGHEVFLLANHGALALGASVIEAYHRMECLEHTAKIVHLADTLGGAVSLSGKRIGQIFEVHGSKTSERIRAAGARMSREK from the coding sequence ATGCATTCCCTGGATGAGATCAAGTCGCAGATGCTGCATGTCTGCCGCCGCATTTACGACCGCGAGATGGTGGCCTCCAATGACGGCAACGTGACCGTGCGGGTGGACGAGGAGCATATCCTGGCCACGCCCAGCGGCATGAGCAAGGGTTTCCTGACCGCCGAGGACCTGGTACTGACCGACCTCAGGGGTAACCCGGTGACCGACAACGGCCGCAAGGTGACCAGCGAGATAAAGATATATTGCCGTATCTACGAGCTGCGGCCGGATGTCCGGGCCGCTGTGCACGCCCACCCGATCTACGCCACCGCCTGCGCCGCCGCCGGCCGGACTGTCAACTCGTGCGTGCTGCCCGAGTCGGTGCTCTCGCTGGGCGAGGTGCCGCTGGTGCCCTACGGCACCCCGGGCACGGATGAGCTGGCCGCGCGGGTGGCCGATTACCTTGCGGGCCACGAGGTGTTCCTGCTGGCCAACCACGGGGCCCTGGCCCTGGGGGCCAGCGTGATCGAGGCCTACCACCGGATGGAATGCCTGGAGCACACCGCCAAGATCGTGCACCTGGCCGACACGCTGGGCGGCGCGGTCAGCCTGAGCGGCAAGCGGATCGGACAGATTTTCGAGGTCCACGGCAGCAAGACCAGCGAGCGCATCCGGGCGGCCGGAGCCCGGATGAGCCGCGAAAAATAA